The Fragaria vesca subsp. vesca linkage group LG2, FraVesHawaii_1.0, whole genome shotgun sequence genome includes a window with the following:
- the LOC101304540 gene encoding uncharacterized protein LOC101304540 produces MLSKPIPGEMLYLYLAASDTVVSSALIRKDDVIELPVYYVGKGYTLAESRYPDLEKLALALIVTARKLRHYFQAHSITLFTNCPLRHVPQKPEASERLAKWAIELGEFDIHYMPRVAIKRQAAADFISELTPMKEHEEYPEIENEVTVAPRSVEPGWKLYVDGSVTKDKSGAGIILVSPDEFKYKYALEFKFSTSNNAAEYEALIRGLQLAQEIGVKSVQVFSDSQLVVNQVSGTFEAKEPHLNSYQVLAKAFLSRFESATVTQIPRKENSNAHALARLATGTRQKGRKKVKVEILDRPSISKTISEIFAITVGPREPTWMDPIIEFLKEGVRPENMSHPNP; encoded by the coding sequence ATGCTTTCAAAGCCGATTCCCGGAGAAATGTTATACCTTTATTTAGCTGCGTCAGATACAGTAGTAAGCTCAGCCCTGATTAGGAAAGATGATGTCATTGAGCTCCCTGTGTATTACGTGGGCAAAGGTTACACTTTGGCAGAAAGTAGGTACCCGGACCTTGAAAAGTTGGCTCTGGCACTCATTGTAACTGCCCGAAAGCTACGACACTACTTCCAAGCGCATTCTATCACCTTATTCACCAACTGCCCTCTCCGGCACGTTCCCCAGAAACCAGAGGCGAGCGAGAGATTGGCCAAATGGGCGATAGAGTTGGGTGAGTTCGACATACACTACATGCCAAGAGTAGCCATCAAAAGGCAAGCGGCTGCAGATTTCATCTCGGAGCTAACCCCCATGAAGGAACACGAGGAGTACCCTGAGATTGAGAATGAGGTAACGGTGGCCCCCCGGAGTGTTGAGCCGGGTTGGAAGTTGTACGTAGATGGCTCTGTAACTAAAGATAAGAGTGGAGCGGGAATAATACTGGTCAGCCCGGACGAGTTCAAATACAAGTACGCCTTGGAGTTCAAATTCTCCACATCCAACAACGCGGCCGAGTACGAAGCATTGATCAGGGGACTGCAGCTGGCACAAGAGATAGGGGTCAAGAGTGTGCAGGTATTCAGCGACTCACAGCTAGTGGTGAACCAGGTCAGCGGCACCTTTGAGGCCAAGGAACCGCATCTGAACTCCTATCAGGTATTGGCAAAGGCTTTCCTGAGCAGGTTTGAATCTGCAACGGTCACTCAGATCCCCAGGAAGGAAAATAGTAACGCTCATGCGTTAGCAAGACTTGCCACTGGCACCCGTCAAAAAGGGCGCAAGAAGGTCAAGGTCGAGATCCTGGATAGGCCCAGCATCAGCAAAACGATCTCGGAGATATTCGCCATCACCGTTGGCCCCAGGGAGCCCACGTGGATGGACCCTATCATCGAGTTCCTTAAAGAGGGGGTTCGCCCAGAGAATATGTCACATCCCAACCCGTAA